Below is a window of Tolypothrix bouteillei VB521301 DNA.
GACTGACAGTAACTCCACCTGTGCTTTATTCCCAAAAGCAGGCTGTAGGTATTGACCGGGTTGAATGGTAGCAGATGCAGTGGTTTTTGATTCTGCTTTTGCAGTGGGAGATGGAGATGGAGTTGCTTCTGGCGGGGGCGCAGTTGTTGGAGACGAATTGCTAGTTGTTTGAGTTGAAGTTGTTTGGCTGGTTGTTGTGGTATCTCTAGCATTCGTACTGACAGTTTGTTGCAGCGTGAACACTTGGTAAGCTGCATAACCACTGCATAATAAAGCCAAGGTTGAAAGTAAAACAGCTACAGTAGACAAAAATGTACTCACACCACTACCTCTACTTAATGCTTCAAAATAGGGAAAAACACAGACTTCTTAACTTTGTAATGGGGTGAAAATGTTTGTTTGACTGTTCGCATATCGATTCTGAGGGATCGGCTTGTTTCCTAAGTAATCATACAGAGCCGCATTACATTTATAGAAAAAGTCAATTCTATAGCAATCAAACTTATCAATAACATTTATGCTATCGGTAGTCTTGCGAGAAATGGAGTTGGCTGCTATCTTGACTCAATAAGCTAATAAGGATAAAGAATGATTCTAAAAAAAATTCTACTCGTTGTTTACTGCTGCTGATTGGTATCCAACTAGGTTTGTTTGGAAAACCTGCTAACCCACAAACACAAGTTCCGCCGACTGAAAAGACTGCACAATCAATTTGCCCCGTTCAACTGCCATCAGCTATCAATGCTGTTCTCGATCGCCCCCTTCTGCTTCGCTCTCGCTGGGGTGTTCTCGTACAAACTCTATCTTCCACGCAAACTCTTTACAGTCGGGATGCCCAAAAATATTTTACTCCCGCTTCTGTTGCCAAACTTCTCACAACAGCCGCCGTACTGCAGCAACTGGGTCAGGATTTTCGCTTTCGTACATCTATATACAGCGATCGCGATGGCGTTTTGCGTGTTGTTGGCAGGGGAGACCCCAGTTTAACCGATGCTCAGCTTACCATCCTAGCAAAGCAGTTGCAGGAAAAGGGTATCCGAGATATTAGACTTTTGATTGCTGATGATAATTATATTCAAGGAGATATTGTTCATCCCTCTTGGCAATGGGAAGATATACAGTCTGACTATGGAGCGCCTGTTAATAGCTTCATCTTAAATCAAAACGTGTTTGGTTTAAAGCTCCAACCGCAAACCGTTGGCAAACCTTTAGGTGTTATCTGGACTGACACTGATGAGGAAAAACAGTGGCGCGTAGTCAATCTGTCAGTCACAACAGCAGAAAATCAACCCTCCTTTATTAATATCACCCGTGACTTCAAAGGCTCAATCTTACACATTCAAGGGCAATTGCCAGTCAACTCCGAACCAGCATCAGTTAATTTACCTGCGATCGACCCTACAGAATACTTCTTGCGCCGCTTTCGGAGTGTTTTAAAAACTGAGGAGATTGGCGTTGCACAAACATTTGTGTCTCCTTTTAGCAGACAATACGGTCAAGAACTAGCGGGTGTGGATTCTCCGCCTCTATCAGAATTGTTAATCGAGACCAATACCAACAGCAATAATCTTTTTGCTGAGTCCTTACTGAGGGCGTTAGCTATCAAAAAACCGCCTTCTCTGAACCAAGCAACCGCTGATACGGGATTAGAATTAATGAAAGCGACCTTAACCCAGCTAGGAGTCGATCCAACAGGTTATTCCCTAGTCGATGGTTCTGGATTATCTCGTAAAAACCTGATCAGCCCAGAAACTTTAGTCCAAACTTTACAAGCAATGGCAAAATCTCCCGCTGGCGCAGTTTACCGAGCATCTTTACCCGTTGCAGGTAGAAGTGGGACTCTTAAAAATCGCTTTCTCAAAACACCTGCAGAGGGAATTGTACAAGCAAAAACAGGTACGATGACAGGTGTTGTTTCCCTGGCTGGATATGTGAATGCACCTAACTACAACCCTGTTGTTTTCAGTATTATGGTGAATCAGACAGAACAACCTGCAAGAGTGATTCGCCAAGCAATGGATGAAATTGTGGTGATGTTAGCTCGGTTACAGCGGTGTTAAGCCACTGTCAGCTTTGAAGCATTTAATTTTCTTATGTTGACCGAGGGGGAGAGGGGGGAGTCAGAGAGACGGGGAAAGCTAGCTGCTTCTCCAAGGTATAGGTTGGGCTGGGAATGCAGCAGTAACGGGTATTATGTTAGCGTGGTTATTGATTTATGAAACCAGAACAAAGGATTAAGCTTAACGTTATGACAGAAGCTAGAAATGTTCTTGGACAACAGCTGGAAATCTGCTGTACTTCTCCCATGACTGGTTATTATCGGGATGGTAAATGTAATACAGGGGGAGGTGATTTTGGCGCACACGTTGTGTGTGCTCAAGTCACAGAAGAGTTTTTGGCATTCACTAAGTCTAGAGGTAACGATTTGAGCACTGCTGTTCCCGCATTTAATTTTCCCGGTTTAAAACCAGGAGATAGATGGTGTTTGTGTGCATCTCGGTGGAAGGAGGCTCTAGACGCAGGAGTTGCACCACCCATAGTTTTATCAGCAACTCACGCATCTGCTTTAGAATACGTTTCTCTGGAGGAATTGAAGCAGCACGCCGCTGATTTAAAGTAACGCAGTACCAACAGATTTTTATGCAACTGTGCCAAAGACAGAATTGGCACAAATTTTAAATTGCAATCTCTCTAAAAACTCTTTGTTAACTTCAGTCTAACTTATCCTTCTTCGCCCACAGAAGTGGTGTTGTGTATGGAAACTAAAAACATAAAGACCTAAAAACAATCCTTCATTATAAGCATTGTTTTGAAGGGTAAAAAATTATAGGGTTGAAAAGTGTAGGACAAATTGTGTTCCATAGTTGGATTTATCAATCATCGGTCATCGGTCAGTGATAAAGGCGCAAAGAGCACAGAGAGAAAAGATATAGTTTCATACTGCAATTAAGCGAGTATGGGCTAAATTTTGTTTCTTCTGATAAGCTTGACGAATAGTTACATCAATATCTATGTGTTGAGTAATTTTCTCAGCCACATATTCCATCCACATGGGTTGCAAGGTGTAGCATCCAGATTGTTTCTCTATGAGAGACCGCCAATTTAATCCTTCTAGTGCTTCTAACAAATCGGCTGTGGAGACTGGGGGTACAATTTGTGAGCGGAGTTGTGCGATCGCTGTCCAGCCTTGATTAATGGCAAGCCAGTACATAATGTTTTGCTCTAACTTAGAAAGGCGGTAAAACTGCCGATCTAGCAAACGACGAATTCCATTAAACACTATCACATTCTGCTGAAAGAATGCTTTAACATCGCCGTCAAATAGTTCTAGGATTGAACTGGTAACAATTTTTAAGGCTTTAGGGTTATGGCTGTAGAGAGAGCATAATTGTTGCTGTTGAATTTCAGTTGCTGTAAGTCCTTTAGCTTTGATGACAGCCATTGCCACTTCTTTGGAACCATTTAACTTTAAAGAACGTGTTGTCAAGAAATCTCCTGCAATGGCGTCTACTAGGGCTGGCTTTTCTCGACTGGTCAAAATTAAACAACTTTGATGTTGCGTCTCTCCTACAATTTGGAGTAACTCATTATATCTCTCATAACTGGGAAGGTAATTGCCAGCACGACCCGCTTCTAATATTATTTCCCAATTGTCAATGACTATTAAACAACGAGAGGTACGCAGGTAATGTTTGAGCCGTCCTAAATCGGGTGTATTTTCTTGTTGGTTTGAAAGGAAAGATACTAGCTCTGCGATCGTGGTGTCACATGATGGAGCATGGGATAGGGAAAGCCATTTGACATAATCGTATTCGTGCTGTACTTGTTTGGCAAACTTAAGAGCAAATGCGGTTTTGCCAATTCCGCCCATCCCCAGAATTGCTACTAAACGAGAGTGTTCTTTTACAACCCACTGATAGAGTTGTGTCAGTTCTTCATTCCGACCTACGAACGTAGAAATATCCATTGCTTCGCCCCAATCAACAGCGTTACGTTCAGCTGGGCGAGTGTAGTCGGCTTTTTCTAATTCTAAACTAAAGGCTCGAAAGCAGTATTCCAGGGAAAGTTTATCGACTGCTTCGGTGCGTCCCATAATTCGAGAAATGGTATGTAATGATAAACCCGTGCGATCGCTCAGTTCTTCATACGTGTAGCGACTACCATTGTTATCGCGGAACTCACTGGAGCGTTTGACGGTTTGAAGTTTGTCCCAACCAGTAGTTGAAAGGATAACACCACGCTTGCGAACAGATTTTGAAATTAACATAGACGACTAGAGCAAAAGTATTTCCAAGGGTTTAGGACAACGAGTGGTTTCTCGTTCTCAATTGAATATTCGCTTGAGGAAAGGTCTGTTGTGGGTGAAGAAGGTTAAGTTAGCTGTTAAGTTAGAGAAAACTTAAGAATAGAGTTTTCCTTATCTTTTACTTTAAGTTATCTATCTTCACCCACAAATACCCTGGTTGAGGAGAAACTCAAATTATTAAGCTTGCAATTTGAGACCTCTAAAGATGATTAATTATAAAAATTCTGAAATCCGCAGCATTTTGAATGGTTTGGGTTACAGAAGCCAGGTCCATACTAACGATCCTGATTTTCCCATTTCTCAGGATGAGTCAGAATTAACTGATGAGCCGACACGAAAGGCGATTATGAAATTTCAAGTAGATTGCGATCTTAGAGTGGATGGTGTTGTGAATTCACAAACAATTGCGAAAATGCAGGAAGAAATTAACACTCTCCACTACAAGTTGAATCAGGTTGTGGGAACAAAGATCCCTCTCAATCAACCATTTTACGGACGCCAAACTATTAATGCAGTTCAGCAGTTTCAAAGAAGGTACATCATTACAATTGATGGTCTTGCTAGTTTTCCAGTTCGTGAGGAACTTTTTGAATCTTTACAAGATAATATGCAGGATATCACAGCAGAGTCTGTAATGATTTAAGCATTTATAAGGTAGAACTATGAAAGCAATCTTGAAAAGCGTATTTTTAACTGGTTTGGTGATGACAGGTATTGCAAGCACATCTTTATGTGCTGTTAAGCCTGTAGTTGCTCAAGAGGAAGGGGGTTATGAACTCATAGCACCTACAGGCGTTGTTATTAAAGGGGTAAGTACTGGCGATCGCCCTGTCTATCTAGATGCCAATCGGAGCTACGAATATCACTTACGAGTTCCCAGAGGTACATATTTTGGCAATACTTATATCCCTGCTGGTGCAGTTATTGAAGGAAAGTTTGAGCCTACTCGTGGAGGTTTGCGCTATGTAGCGAATTCAGTCAGCTTTGATGATATGACTTACGGGCTTAACGCATCTTCCGATCTCATTGAAGGGTATGGCAGTACTAGCAGGAATGCCGTTGCTAAAGATACAGGAATTGGGGCTGCAACTGGGGTTGCAATAGATGAGTTATTTGGTCACCACTTATCTTTGGGCCATATTTTAGGTGGTGCTGCGGCTGGTGCTGCTGTAGGGGCTGCAACTTCTTCTTCATCCCATCAAGTTGTTACTATTTCGCCTGATAGGATTATTACTCTATATAATTCTGGTAGTTAAGTTTTTGCGTCAGTTTTACCCCACCACCCTCTCCTAAAAAAACTACGGTGTACACCCAAGTCTTTTAAAGTGCATTAAAAGTGGTTTCGATCCTCCCTAACCCCCCTAAAAAAAGGGGGAACTCCATTTAGATGCAAAGTGTAAGAAAAAGAAACCCACTGTTTGTCCAATAACGGGTTTCTAAGGATTTGTCAATTTTCATATTGTCATTTAAAAGTCATGCAGATATAGCAATCCTAAATCATTTGGAAAAAATTTGGATTGCTAATAGCTAATGGCTAATGGCTAATAGCTAATGGCTTTTTGACCATTAGCTATTAGCCCTTTAGGTATCTCAGGAGCACAGACGCTATGTGCCTTGCACACGCTCCGCGATGTCTTTTTGCTATGCCCGTAAGGGCTATACGGGTTCGCCAGTCCCCAGGGCGAGGGAAACCCGCCTACAGCACTGGACTCACCGCCTGCTTTCTCTGGTCTCACCATTAGCAGTTTTCACTCTTATTTTTATATTTCATTTAGGACTGCTATATCGAGTTGGTATTTTGAAGAGATAGTGTATTGTGTAAATCTAATCTATAAGTATTGTCTTGGTTGGTTGGAATTTTTAACAGTCAAGATAAACCAGTGAAGACGTAAGTTAGAAAGCTTCAATATAGCAATCTTACATTTATAGAATAAGAAAAATTGATACTCCAAGATATCGTGTTGATGATGACAAATATTTTACATCTGTTAGAGAGTCTACCGACCCATTTAGAGTTTCTGCTGTTTTAGACATAAATCTTTCCAAGTTCTTGACATTTACTGCCTACAGTGAAATCAACAGAAGAGATTTGCAAGGTTAAATGCTTTTATATATTACCTTGCTCATCAACATTAAAGAGCTAATTGAGTTCTTTCATGAAAAATTATTAGGTTTAACATTCATACAGAGGAGCCAAGATTATGTATTTCTCCACCTACCTACCTGCACAAACAACAGTAACAGCTGCTGAAGTACGTACACAAATGCCAGTGGCTTCTGCACCTGGGTTTACAGTTGCTCAGTCTCAGCCAGTACAACAAAATCCTGGCGCTAAAAAACTGGGGTTGACGGGTGATTACATTGGGGTTGGTATTAACCCTGGTGTAACGAGTGGCGGACATAGTGATGATAAATCAGACTTAGGAGGTGATGTTACTGCACGTATTGCCATACCAAAGACACAATTATCAGTACGTCCTTCTGCGATTATCAGTCGCCACAGTGCAGATCTTGTCCCAACTGTTACTTACGATCTGCCCGTTGCTAAAAATACTAACGTATTTGGTGGTGGTGGCTATTCTTTTGTTACAGACGAGGGTAGAGATACTCCATTGGGAAATAAAAATGCTCCAATCATTACTGGTGGTGTAGAAACTAAAATCAGCAAAAATGTGAATGCTTATGCCAGTACTGATTTGGCTTTTGATGCTTACCGCAACAGTTCTACAGATGCGCTGGGCTTTCAAGTAGGCGTTGGTTATAACTTTTAACTGGCTGGGATTTACGCAACCTCAACTGTTTTTTGAGGATTTTATGCGTTCTAAATTCTTCCAAACCTTACCAAGAGGGGCTA
It encodes the following:
- the dacB gene encoding D-alanyl-D-alanine carboxypeptidase/D-alanyl-D-alanine-endopeptidase; its protein translation is MFGKPANPQTQVPPTEKTAQSICPVQLPSAINAVLDRPLLLRSRWGVLVQTLSSTQTLYSRDAQKYFTPASVAKLLTTAAVLQQLGQDFRFRTSIYSDRDGVLRVVGRGDPSLTDAQLTILAKQLQEKGIRDIRLLIADDNYIQGDIVHPSWQWEDIQSDYGAPVNSFILNQNVFGLKLQPQTVGKPLGVIWTDTDEEKQWRVVNLSVTTAENQPSFINITRDFKGSILHIQGQLPVNSEPASVNLPAIDPTEYFLRRFRSVLKTEEIGVAQTFVSPFSRQYGQELAGVDSPPLSELLIETNTNSNNLFAESLLRALAIKKPPSLNQATADTGLELMKATLTQLGVDPTGYSLVDGSGLSRKNLISPETLVQTLQAMAKSPAGAVYRASLPVAGRSGTLKNRFLKTPAEGIVQAKTGTMTGVVSLAGYVNAPNYNPVVFSIMVNQTEQPARVIRQAMDEIVVMLARLQRC
- a CDS encoding DUF2237 family protein, which gives rise to MTEARNVLGQQLEICCTSPMTGYYRDGKCNTGGGDFGAHVVCAQVTEEFLAFTKSRGNDLSTAVPAFNFPGLKPGDRWCLCASRWKEALDAGVAPPIVLSATHASALEYVSLEELKQHAADLK
- a CDS encoding NB-ARC domain-containing protein — translated: MLISKSVRKRGVILSTTGWDKLQTVKRSSEFRDNNGSRYTYEELSDRTGLSLHTISRIMGRTEAVDKLSLEYCFRAFSLELEKADYTRPAERNAVDWGEAMDISTFVGRNEELTQLYQWVVKEHSRLVAILGMGGIGKTAFALKFAKQVQHEYDYVKWLSLSHAPSCDTTIAELVSFLSNQQENTPDLGRLKHYLRTSRCLIVIDNWEIILEAGRAGNYLPSYERYNELLQIVGETQHQSCLILTSREKPALVDAIAGDFLTTRSLKLNGSKEVAMAVIKAKGLTATEIQQQQLCSLYSHNPKALKIVTSSILELFDGDVKAFFQQNVIVFNGIRRLLDRQFYRLSKLEQNIMYWLAINQGWTAIAQLRSQIVPPVSTADLLEALEGLNWRSLIEKQSGCYTLQPMWMEYVAEKITQHIDIDVTIRQAYQKKQNLAHTRLIAV
- a CDS encoding peptidoglycan-binding protein; the encoded protein is MINYKNSEIRSILNGLGYRSQVHTNDPDFPISQDESELTDEPTRKAIMKFQVDCDLRVDGVVNSQTIAKMQEEINTLHYKLNQVVGTKIPLNQPFYGRQTINAVQQFQRRYIITIDGLASFPVREELFESLQDNMQDITAESVMI